The Malus sylvestris chromosome 12, drMalSylv7.2, whole genome shotgun sequence genome contains a region encoding:
- the LOC126592827 gene encoding ribulose bisphosphate carboxylase/oxygenase activase 2, chloroplastic-like — protein MVDTLFQAPVGSGTHYDVMSSYDYISTGLRQLDNMMDGFYIAPAFMDKLVVHITKNFLNLPNIKVPHILGIWGGKGQGKSFQCELVFSKMGIKPHASSPSLSRQSEENTFQAPCRLPVPVLNSQRKHTPDPMPKPNRHPGRTKRTIRDMLNLNKLDFTALEVYGRNYLKWFKT, from the exons ATGGTGGATACCCTTTTCCAAGCTCCTGTGGGCAGTGGGACCCACTACGACGTCATGAGCTCCTACGATTACATCAGTACTGGCCTTCGCCA ACTGGACAACATGATGGATGGCTTCTACATTGCTCCAGCTTTCATGGACAAACTTGTGGTTCACATTACCAAGAACTTTTTGAACCTGCCCAACATTaag GTTCCTCATATTTTGGGTATCTGGGGAGGCAAAGGTCAAGGAAAATCATTTCAATGTGAGCTTGTCTTCTCCAAGATGGGAATCAA gccccatgccagctccccgtctctgagcagacagtcagaggaaaatacattCCAAGCCCCATGTAGGCTCCCggtccctgtgctaaatagtcagaggaaacacactccagacCCTATGCCAAAACCAAACCGCCATCCAGGACGGACTAAAAGGACCattag ggacatgttgaacttgaacaagctcgatttcaccgctttggaagtatatggaagaaactacctgaagtggttcaagacgtga